Proteins from a genomic interval of Pseudomonadota bacterium:
- a CDS encoding class I SAM-dependent RNA methyltransferase, translated as MFNYEKTDRFFAQIANGLEELGAEELASLGALNVTPVFRGIVFEGDRNTLYRVNYQSRLCSRILAPLLTFDCHSTKYLYQTAIKIDWPAILKLEQTFAISAHCESSAITHSQYASLCLKDAIVDQFRELHGSRPNVEKINPDVSIHLHIGNNKATISLDTSGGSLHRRGYRQESVEAPMQETLAAAIVAESKWNGQQPLLDPMCGSGTLLAEALMKFCRIPAGYFRERFGFENMPDFDEKIWDAVTKEADENIQPLPQGLIQGSDISKIAIDSARANLNLLPGGSDIELTKCRFQDIDKVENRVIITNPPYGIRLGQKEEAGQLIGDFGDFLKHKCKGSTAFLYFGDRALLKKIGLKTSFKKPMAAGKLDGVLAKYEMY; from the coding sequence ATGTTCAACTATGAAAAAACCGACCGTTTTTTTGCCCAGATTGCTAATGGGCTTGAGGAGTTGGGCGCTGAAGAACTCGCATCCCTTGGCGCCCTGAATGTGACCCCTGTTTTCCGGGGAATTGTTTTTGAAGGGGACCGGAACACACTGTACCGGGTGAATTACCAGTCTCGTCTCTGTTCGCGGATTCTGGCGCCGCTCCTTACATTTGACTGCCACAGCACCAAGTATCTCTATCAAACAGCAATCAAAATTGATTGGCCGGCAATTCTCAAGCTTGAACAAACCTTTGCGATCTCCGCTCACTGTGAATCGAGCGCAATCACCCACTCCCAATATGCATCCCTGTGCCTGAAGGACGCCATCGTCGATCAGTTCAGGGAACTTCATGGCTCAAGGCCGAATGTGGAAAAAATTAACCCGGATGTGTCCATTCACCTTCACATAGGAAACAATAAGGCAACAATTTCCCTTGATACCTCAGGAGGTTCACTGCATCGCCGCGGTTATCGGCAGGAAAGCGTCGAAGCCCCGATGCAGGAGACCCTGGCCGCAGCAATTGTTGCTGAATCCAAATGGAATGGGCAACAACCTCTTCTTGACCCGATGTGCGGTTCCGGCACTCTGCTTGCCGAAGCATTAATGAAATTTTGCCGAATTCCGGCGGGCTATTTTCGCGAACGCTTCGGGTTTGAAAACATGCCGGATTTTGATGAAAAAATTTGGGATGCGGTAACAAAAGAAGCTGACGAAAATATTCAGCCACTCCCCCAAGGCTTAATCCAGGGAAGCGATATTTCTAAAATAGCAATTGATTCGGCACGGGCGAATCTCAATCTCCTGCCTGGCGGCTCGGACATTGAACTGACAAAATGCCGATTTCAGGATATCGACAAGGTCGAAAACCGGGTGATCATCACAAACCCGCCCTACGGTATACGACTGGGCCAGAAAGAAGAGGCAGGACAACTCATCGGTGACTTTGGGGATTTTCTCAAACACAAGTGCAAAGGGTCAACCGCCTTTCTCTACTTCGGAGATCGAGCCCTTCTGAAAAAAATCGGCCTCAAAACTTCTTTTAAAAAACCCATGGCTGCCGGTAAGCTTGACGGGGTGCTGGCCAAATACGAAATGTATTAA
- the pyrF gene encoding orotidine-5'-phosphate decarboxylase, translating into MNNKNIPLNDRIILALDVDDADTARQWVTRTESHIGFYKVGLQLFMASYFDIIDWLVDRGHKVMVDLKFFDIPETVKLAVNQLNNRGVTFATIHGNDPIIRAAIEAKGDLKLLAVTVLTSFGEEDLRAMGMTQSIEDLVYFRAKRALELGCDGVVSSGLEAQKLRSGLGDKLLLVTPGIRPGANISENMDDQKRIMTAQKAIQNGADHVVVGRPITKAADPISVIEGMQKEISGILL; encoded by the coding sequence ATGAACAATAAAAATATTCCCTTAAATGATAGAATAATTCTCGCCCTTGATGTTGACGATGCCGACACGGCAAGGCAATGGGTTACAAGAACCGAATCCCATATTGGTTTTTACAAGGTCGGGCTCCAGCTCTTCATGGCCAGTTATTTTGATATCATTGATTGGCTGGTTGACCGGGGACATAAGGTCATGGTTGACCTTAAATTCTTTGATATTCCCGAAACCGTAAAGCTCGCGGTCAATCAACTCAACAACCGCGGTGTCACCTTTGCCACCATTCATGGCAATGACCCGATAATCCGGGCGGCAATTGAAGCGAAAGGCGACCTGAAACTTCTTGCGGTCACCGTTCTCACAAGTTTCGGCGAAGAAGATCTGCGGGCCATGGGCATGACTCAGAGTATAGAGGATCTCGTCTATTTCCGTGCAAAAAGAGCCCTTGAACTTGGCTGCGACGGCGTTGTATCTTCAGGGCTCGAGGCTCAAAAGCTAAGAAGCGGCTTAGGCGACAAACTGCTGCTGGTAACCCCAGGAATCAGGCCTGGGGCGAATATATCGGAAAACATGGATGACCAGAAAAGGATAATGACTGCTCAGAAAGCCATTCAAAACGGCGCAGATCATGTGGTAGTCGGGCGGCCGATCACCAAGGCCGCCGATCCCATATCGGTAATTGAAGGGATGCAGAAAGAAATATCCGGCATCCTGCTGTAA
- a CDS encoding SDR family oxidoreductase: MPQTVLITGATAGFGEACARLFAEKGWRIIITGRRKNRLDSLAKELSNLTEVLALCFDVRHRDAVDENLSGIPEKFKDIDLLINNAGLALGLEPAHRVDLDDWETMIDTNIKGLVYCSRFILPGMVARNCGHIINIGSVAGSWPYPGGNVYGATKAFVKQFTNNLKADLLGTAVRTTSIEPGFAETEFSVVRFKGDTEKAGKFYEGTEPLTAIDIAGIVYWVATLPPHVNINSMEVMPTCQSWNFFAVHKKTE, translated from the coding sequence ATGCCACAAACTGTTCTGATCACTGGAGCTACCGCCGGTTTTGGCGAAGCATGCGCCAGGCTTTTTGCCGAAAAAGGCTGGAGAATCATTATTACCGGACGCAGGAAAAACCGGCTGGATTCATTAGCAAAAGAATTATCCAATCTGACGGAGGTGCTCGCCCTTTGTTTCGATGTCCGCCACCGCGATGCCGTTGATGAAAATTTATCCGGCATCCCTGAGAAATTCAAAGACATCGACCTGTTGATCAATAATGCCGGTCTGGCCCTTGGCCTTGAACCCGCACATAGAGTCGATCTGGATGATTGGGAGACAATGATCGATACCAATATCAAGGGCCTGGTGTACTGCAGCCGTTTTATTCTGCCCGGCATGGTTGCAAGGAATTGCGGCCATATCATCAATATCGGCTCGGTTGCCGGCAGCTGGCCCTATCCCGGCGGCAACGTCTACGGCGCCACCAAAGCCTTTGTCAAACAATTCACCAATAACCTCAAGGCCGATCTCCTGGGAACCGCCGTTCGCACCACAAGCATTGAGCCCGGCTTTGCCGAGACAGAATTCTCCGTTGTCAGATTCAAGGGGGATACAGAAAAGGCAGGGAAATTTTATGAAGGCACCGAACCGCTCACTGCAATAGATATTGCCGGAATTGTTTACTGGGTTGCGACGCTGCCGCCCCACGTCAACATCAACTCAATGGAAGTCATGCCCACCTGCCAGTCCTGGAATTTCTTTGCGGTGCACAAAAAAACGGAATAA
- a CDS encoding cache domain-containing protein: MFKNLKIRWKFLLSSFAVLLSSAALITVFMVVSIKKNAAADILVFRTEEINKVQTSLKNYVDIAYETIDSNYKDAQDNEYLKKRYGNRLKNIVDVAESITLKAMEAAKKGTISEEDAKQQAIDAIQTIRFDNGTGYVWINDIGTPYPKMVMHPTVPALNGKLLDDSKYNCALGKKENLFKAMVDVCLANGEGFVDYLWPKPTKEGLTQEQPKLSYVRQVPAWGWIIGTGIYVDDAIPDAIEKTKSDLSKMRYDNSTGYFWINDTGAPYPKMVMHPTAPALNGKVLDNPQYNCALGKKENLFKAMVDVCLANGEGFVDYLWPKPTKDGLTAEQPKLSYVKLYKPLSWIIGTGAYIDTIEAVVSEKTAEVNSRIKLLLINIFAIVLTISVLAFFGLWYMAKRITNPLDDCSAFAKELGSGNLNASIDIHNKDEIGQLATSMREMGTSLKTAMEGVFSTAGSLSDGASDQASSLEEISSSLEELSAMTRRNAEGAGESDRLISETHQVVQEANHDMAKLTSSMKEISKSSIETQKIVKTIDEIAFQTNLLALNAAVEAARAGEAGAGFAVVADEVRNLALRAAGAAKDTAGLIEETAKKIKEGDNVAMSTNEAFTRVADNIDRVKNLMGEIAQASKEQANGIEQVNSAVLNINRVTQENMLHVQELVEASDKFMGSGDASFAERDETKRTTRLLT, translated from the coding sequence ATGTTTAAAAATCTCAAAATCCGCTGGAAATTTTTACTCAGTTCCTTTGCTGTATTGTTGTCCTCTGCGGCACTGATTACAGTCTTCATGGTTGTCAGTATCAAGAAAAATGCCGCTGCCGACATCCTGGTATTCCGCACCGAGGAAATAAATAAAGTCCAAACCAGTCTTAAAAACTATGTTGATATCGCCTACGAGACCATTGATTCAAATTATAAAGATGCCCAGGATAATGAATATCTGAAAAAGCGTTACGGCAATCGCCTGAAAAATATTGTCGATGTTGCAGAATCCATAACGCTTAAAGCTATGGAAGCCGCAAAAAAAGGAACTATTTCTGAGGAAGATGCCAAACAACAAGCCATAGATGCCATTCAGACAATACGCTTTGACAACGGCACCGGATATGTATGGATCAACGACATTGGCACTCCCTATCCCAAAATGGTCATGCACCCGACTGTACCGGCGCTCAACGGCAAATTGCTGGATGATTCGAAATATAACTGCGCCTTAGGAAAAAAAGAAAATCTGTTTAAGGCAATGGTTGATGTCTGCCTTGCCAATGGTGAAGGCTTTGTTGACTATCTCTGGCCTAAACCCACCAAAGAGGGATTAACCCAAGAGCAGCCCAAACTTTCGTATGTTAGACAGGTCCCTGCGTGGGGATGGATCATTGGGACCGGAATTTATGTCGATGATGCGATCCCGGATGCTATTGAAAAAACAAAGTCTGATCTCAGCAAAATGCGTTACGACAACAGCACCGGGTATTTCTGGATCAATGATACCGGTGCGCCGTATCCTAAAATGGTTATGCACCCAACCGCCCCGGCGCTTAACGGCAAAGTACTTGACAATCCCCAATACAATTGCGCCCTCGGCAAAAAAGAAAATCTGTTTAAAGCCATGGTTGATGTCTGCCTTGCCAATGGTGAAGGTTTTGTTGACTATCTCTGGCCCAAACCCACCAAGGACGGCCTTACCGCTGAGCAGCCGAAACTTTCGTATGTCAAACTCTATAAACCTCTCAGCTGGATTATTGGAACCGGCGCCTATATTGATACTATTGAGGCCGTTGTTTCCGAAAAAACCGCAGAAGTTAACAGCAGAATAAAACTGCTTCTGATAAATATCTTCGCAATTGTACTGACAATATCGGTGCTCGCCTTCTTCGGTCTGTGGTACATGGCGAAAAGAATTACCAATCCTCTGGATGACTGTTCGGCGTTTGCCAAAGAACTGGGATCAGGAAATTTGAACGCCAGCATAGATATCCACAACAAGGATGAAATCGGTCAACTTGCCACATCCATGCGTGAAATGGGAACGAGCCTTAAAACAGCAATGGAAGGTGTTTTCTCAACCGCCGGCTCTCTGTCAGACGGCGCTTCAGATCAGGCCTCATCATTGGAAGAGATATCTTCATCCCTTGAAGAATTGTCAGCTATGACCAGACGGAATGCCGAAGGAGCAGGGGAAAGTGATCGCCTGATAAGCGAAACACATCAGGTTGTTCAGGAAGCAAATCATGACATGGCCAAACTCACATCATCCATGAAAGAGATTTCCAAATCAAGCATTGAAACCCAAAAAATAGTTAAAACCATCGATGAAATTGCCTTTCAGACAAATCTTCTGGCTCTCAATGCCGCAGTTGAAGCTGCAAGAGCCGGTGAAGCAGGAGCCGGTTTTGCCGTTGTAGCCGACGAGGTCAGAAACCTTGCCTTGCGAGCTGCAGGGGCGGCCAAGGATACTGCCGGACTTATTGAAGAAACAGCTAAAAAAATCAAAGAAGGTGACAATGTTGCAATGTCAACAAATGAAGCCTTCACTCGAGTTGCAGACAATATCGACCGGGTAAAAAACCTGATGGGGGAAATTGCTCAGGCATCCAAAGAACAGGCAAACGGCATTGAGCAGGTAAACTCGGCGGTCTTAAACATAAACAGGGTTACCCAGGAAAACATGCTTCATGTTCAGGAGCTTGTCGAAGCCTCGGACAAATTCATGGGAAGCGGCGATGCCAGTTTCGCCGAACGCGATGAGACAAAAAGAACAACACGCCTTTTAACTTAG